A genomic segment from Bacteroidota bacterium encodes:
- a CDS encoding EamA family transporter → MDSKTPYFVAALGSFIIWGFISFCLHPLHLYNSADILFFRIFFSAGIISLVTFALRSKNFKEQAGIFKNLSSQQKKQTVVLTVLGGILLTANWFFYIYVMNQISIKAASFAYLICPIITAILASLILKEKLKLIQWIAVALSMVSCVMLGTTSFIELLFSLIVALSYAFYLISQKRNSHIKKFVILTFQMLSSAILLLPFFPVFSTQIPTEISFYLLIVILAVVFTIIPLLLNLIALKRIDSATMGILLYINPLLNFSIAFFYFHEKANSAQFTAYSILLLSIVLFNWNTFSKKGLAKKPN, encoded by the coding sequence ATGGATAGTAAAACACCTTATTTTGTTGCAGCACTTGGATCATTTATTATTTGGGGCTTCATTAGCTTTTGCTTACACCCGCTTCACTTGTATAATTCGGCCGATATTTTATTTTTTCGCATATTTTTTTCAGCCGGTATTATTTCACTTGTGACTTTCGCTCTGCGCTCAAAAAACTTTAAAGAGCAAGCCGGAATATTTAAAAATCTTAGCTCTCAACAAAAAAAACAAACCGTTGTACTTACTGTATTGGGAGGTATATTGCTAACCGCAAATTGGTTTTTTTACATCTATGTGATGAATCAAATAAGTATTAAAGCTGCTTCTTTTGCTTATTTAATTTGTCCAATTATTACAGCCATTCTTGCTTCGCTTATTTTAAAAGAAAAATTAAAATTAATTCAATGGATAGCGGTTGCCCTGAGTATGGTAAGTTGTGTGATGCTGGGAACAACTTCCTTTATTGAACTGCTTTTTAGTCTTATAGTTGCTTTATCGTATGCCTTTTATTTGATTTCTCAAAAGCGAAATAGTCATATCAAAAAGTTTGTAATACTTACCTTTCAGATGCTTTCATCTGCAATTTTATTACTTCCCTTTTTTCCGGTTTTCTCAACCCAAATTCCTACCGAAATTTCGTTTTATTTATTAATAGTTATTTTGGCTGTCGTATTTACTATAATTCCACTATTACTAAATTTAATAGCATTAAAACGCATCGACAGCGCAACAATGGGTATACTTTTATACATTAATCCCTTGTTAAATTTTAGTATTGCCTTTTTCTATTTTCACGAAAAAGCAAACTCAGCGCAGTTTACAGCTTATAGTATTTTGTTGCTATCAATTGTGTTATTTAATTGGAATACCTTTAGCAAAAAAGGTTTAGCAAAAAAGCCTAATTAG